A part of Paenibacillus sp. IHBB 10380 genomic DNA contains:
- a CDS encoding response regulator, whose translation MNTTLLVVEDDISLNKGIALTLAQDGIRIKQAHDLVTAETLFAAGGIDLIILDVNLPDGSGLDFCEKLRRESKVPILFLTANDMEFDIVTGFELGGTITLPSRLA comes from the coding sequence ATGAACACAACATTACTTGTAGTAGAGGACGATATTAGTCTGAATAAGGGAATTGCGCTCACGCTTGCTCAGGATGGCATTAGGATTAAACAAGCTCATGATTTGGTTACGGCTGAGACATTATTTGCTGCGGGCGGGATCGATTTGATTATACTTGATGTGAATCTTCCTGATGGGAGCGGCTTGGATTTCTGTGAGAAGCTACGGAGAGAATCGAAGGTTCCCATATTATTTTTGACCGCTAATGATATGGAATTTGATATTGTGACAGGCTTTGAGCTTGGGGGGACGATTACATTACCAAGCCGTTTAGCTTAA
- a CDS encoding S-layer homology domain-containing protein has translation MSLEPAITRGICCDADECVEVARSRSGSIKKLGIIEGTGTNKFNPDAQATRAEAVTVLLKVLAYKSQ, from the coding sequence GTGTCTTTGGAGCCTGCAATCACGCGCGGAATTTGTTGTGATGCTGATGAATGCGTTGAAGTCGCAAGAAGCAGGAGCGGATCAATAAAGAAGCTTGGCATTATTGAAGGTACAGGCACAAACAAATTCAATCCTGATGCCCAAGCAACAAGAGCAGAGGCCGTAACGGTACTGCTGAAAGTGCTGGCATACAAGAGCCAGTAA